The following coding sequences are from one Malaciobacter pacificus window:
- the gap gene encoding type I glyceraldehyde-3-phosphate dehydrogenase — MAVKVAINGLGRIGRCVARIVASREDVELVAVNASGSDEMLQYNLRYDTVHGPKQDIKVEDGYLYIGNNKAKILSERETSKIDFASYGAEVVYECTGAFLTTESVQPYIDNGIKKVVMSAPAKDDTPTFVIGANEDTYAGEAIVSNASCTTNGLAPVARVLDDAFGIEKGLMTTIHSYTSSQPILDGKDKKDPRKGRAGATNLTPASTGAAKAIGKVMPHLNGKLNGQAIRVPTPNVSLVDLTVTLKNDVTLEEVISAFKTAAEGNLKGILGVDEEYRVSSDFIGESLSTVVPVDTIQVIEGNMVKVLSWYDNEWGYSTRLVEMGIHVATK; from the coding sequence ATGGCTGTAAAAGTTGCAATAAACGGTTTAGGAAGAATTGGAAGATGTGTTGCAAGAATTGTTGCAAGTAGAGAGGATGTAGAATTAGTTGCAGTAAATGCAAGTGGAAGTGATGAAATGCTTCAATACAACCTAAGATATGACACAGTACATGGACCTAAACAAGATATTAAAGTTGAAGACGGATATCTTTATATTGGAAATAATAAAGCTAAGATTTTAAGCGAAAGAGAAACTTCTAAAATTGATTTTGCTAGTTATGGTGCAGAGGTTGTTTATGAATGTACAGGAGCATTTTTAACAACTGAATCAGTTCAACCATATATTGACAATGGTATTAAAAAAGTAGTAATGAGTGCACCTGCAAAAGATGATACTCCAACATTTGTAATTGGTGCAAATGAAGATACATATGCAGGTGAAGCTATTGTATCAAACGCTTCTTGTACAACAAATGGTTTAGCGCCAGTTGCAAGAGTTCTTGATGATGCTTTTGGAATTGAAAAAGGTTTAATGACTACAATTCACTCATATACAAGTTCTCAACCAATCTTAGATGGTAAAGATAAAAAAGACCCAAGAAAGGGTAGAGCAGGTGCTACAAACTTAACTCCAGCAAGTACGGGTGCAGCTAAGGCTATTGGTAAAGTAATGCCTCATTTAAATGGAAAATTAAATGGTCAAGCAATTAGAGTTCCAACTCCAAATGTTTCTTTAGTTGATTTAACTGTAACACTTAAAAATGATGTAACTTTAGAAGAAGTAATTTCTGCTTTTAAAACTGCTGCTGAAGGTAATTTAAAAGGTATTTTAGGTGTTGATGAAGAGTATAGAGTAAGTTCTGACTTTATTGGTGAGTCATTATCAACTGTAGTTCCTGTTGATACTATTCAAGTAATTGAAGGAAATATGGTAAAAGTTTTATCTTGGTATGACAACGAATGGGGATACTCTACAAGACTTGTAGAAATGGGTATTCACGTAGCAACTAAATAA
- a CDS encoding phosphoglycerate kinase, which translates to MKLQEIKNIDISGKKVFIRCDFNVPMDEYRNITDDRRIRSALNTIRYCIDNDCSIILASHFGRPKNGFEEEFSLQPIAKRLHTLLKQEIQMAPGIVDDETMKMANELKSGEILLLENMRFDAGETKNNEELSAKLASMAEIYVNDAFGVSHRAHSSVEGIAQHFDIEHKAAGFLLAKEIKFFHHIVHNPKRPFVSIVGGSKVSGKLEALYNLVPKVDKILIGGGMAFTFLKALGHEIGNSLVEDDLIPEAIKIMDEAKELGVKLYLPVDVVAAEAFDAEAIAKHVTVQEIPKNWMGLDIGPASAQLFSLALRDANTILWNGPMGVYEMDKFAKGSTKISHAVASSFATTVVGGGDTADLVRVTGDEDEMTFISTGGGASLELIEGKVLPGVKALVIEE; encoded by the coding sequence TTGAAATTACAAGAAATTAAAAATATCGATATTAGTGGTAAAAAAGTATTTATTAGATGTGACTTTAATGTACCAATGGATGAATATAGAAATATCACTGATGATAGAAGAATTAGAAGTGCATTAAATACAATTAGATATTGTATTGATAATGATTGTTCAATTATTTTAGCATCGCACTTTGGTAGACCAAAAAATGGTTTTGAAGAGGAGTTTTCACTACAACCAATTGCAAAAAGATTACATACTTTATTAAAACAAGAGATTCAAATGGCTCCTGGAATTGTTGATGATGAAACAATGAAAATGGCTAATGAATTAAAATCTGGTGAGATTTTATTATTAGAAAATATGAGATTTGATGCAGGTGAAACAAAAAATAATGAAGAATTAAGTGCAAAACTAGCTTCAATGGCAGAAATTTATGTAAATGATGCATTTGGTGTTTCTCATAGAGCTCACTCTTCAGTTGAAGGTATTGCACAACATTTTGATATTGAGCATAAAGCAGCAGGATTCTTACTAGCAAAAGAGATTAAATTCTTTCACCATATTGTTCATAATCCAAAAAGACCATTTGTATCAATTGTTGGTGGTTCTAAAGTTTCTGGAAAATTAGAAGCTCTTTATAATCTTGTACCAAAAGTTGATAAAATCTTAATTGGTGGAGGAATGGCATTTACATTCTTAAAAGCATTAGGACATGAAATTGGTAATTCATTAGTTGAAGATGATTTAATTCCTGAAGCAATTAAAATTATGGATGAAGCAAAAGAATTGGGTGTAAAACTTTATTTACCTGTTGATGTTGTTGCAGCAGAAGCTTTTGATGCTGAAGCTATTGCAAAACATGTAACAGTTCAAGAGATTCCTAAAAATTGGATGGGATTAGATATTGGTCCAGCTTCAGCTCAACTTTTCTCTCTTGCCCTTAGAGATGCAAATACTATTTTATGGAACGGACCAATGGGTGTTTATGAAATGGATAAGTTTGCAAAAGGAAGTACAAAAATTTCTCATGCAGTTGCAAGTTCATTTGCTACAACAGTAGTTGGTGGTGGAGATACGGCAGATTTAGTTAGAGTAACTGGTGATGAAGATGAAATGACATTTATCTCTACTGGTGGTGGAGCTTCTTTAGAGTTAATTGAAGGAAAAGTTTTACCAGGTGTAAAAGCCTTAGTAATTGAGGAATAA
- a CDS encoding triose-phosphate isomerase, which yields MPIIASNFKTNHTRKSTNDFISSINEYLKSNDIKSEVYVFPTATSLNDFDTVKNLTVGTQNAYYTEKGSFTGEIGTQQLDEFGIKTILIGHSERRHILGESQEEIAKKYEFYKALGYTIIYCIGEPLEVKESGLENTLEYIYEQFVGIDTNYENLILAYEPVWAIGTGVTATNDDIKNVHTAIKEKIDKPLLYGGSVKVNNVREICEIPNVDGALIGTASWIKEDFIQIIDNTKDL from the coding sequence ATGCCTATTATTGCAAGTAATTTCAAAACTAATCATACAAGAAAGTCTACAAATGATTTCATTTCTAGTATAAATGAGTATTTAAAATCAAATGATATTAAAAGTGAAGTATATGTTTTCCCTACAGCTACTTCACTTAATGATTTTGATACTGTAAAAAACTTAACAGTAGGTACGCAAAATGCATATTACACTGAAAAAGGGTCTTTTACAGGTGAAATTGGAACACAACAGCTTGATGAGTTTGGAATTAAAACTATTTTAATAGGACATAGTGAAAGAAGACATATTTTAGGTGAATCACAAGAAGAAATTGCTAAAAAATATGAATTTTATAAGGCTTTAGGATATACAATTATTTACTGTATTGGAGAGCCTTTAGAAGTAAAAGAGTCTGGACTTGAAAATACTTTAGAGTATATTTATGAACAATTTGTAGGAATAGATACAAATTATGAAAATTTAATATTAGCATATGAACCTGTTTGGGCTATTGGTACAGGTGTTACAGCAACAAATGATGATATTAAAAATGTTCATACAGCTATTAAAGAAAAAATTGATAAACCACTATTATATGGTGGAAGTGTAAAAGTTAATAATGTTAGAGAAATTTGTGAAATTCCTAATGTTGATGGAGCGCTAATTGGAACAGCTTCTTGGATAAAAGAAGATTTTATACAAATAATAGATAATACAAAGGATTTATAG
- the fabI gene encoding enoyl-ACP reductase FabI has protein sequence MFMKGKKGVILGVANNKSIAYGIAKACAAQGAQIAFTYLNDSLKKRVEPIAAEFDSADLVYPCDVSKPEEIKALKESLEKDLGQIDFIVHSIAFAPKEGLSGRFYDISKEAFDIAMDVSVYSLIEVVRELKPLLSENSSVLTLTYYGGAKYIPNYNLMGVAKAALEMTTKYLAEDLGKDGIRVNAISAGPIKTLAAAGIGDFRFMLKWNEAHSPLKKNVSIDEVGNSGMYLLSDLSSAVTGEIHYVDSGFNIMGMPAVDFDENGKPTIAWNGTDR, from the coding sequence ATGTTTATGAAGGGTAAAAAAGGTGTAATTTTAGGTGTTGCAAATAATAAGTCTATTGCTTATGGTATTGCAAAAGCATGTGCTGCACAAGGTGCACAAATTGCATTTACTTATTTAAATGATTCTCTTAAAAAAAGAGTTGAACCAATCGCAGCAGAGTTTGATAGTGCTGATTTAGTATATCCTTGTGATGTTAGTAAACCTGAAGAGATAAAAGCTTTAAAAGAGTCTTTAGAGAAAGATTTAGGTCAAATTGATTTTATTGTTCACTCAATTGCCTTTGCTCCAAAAGAGGGATTATCAGGAAGATTTTATGATATTTCTAAAGAAGCATTTGATATTGCTATGGATGTATCAGTTTATTCATTAATTGAAGTTGTAAGAGAATTAAAACCATTATTATCTGAAAATTCTTCAGTTTTAACATTAACTTATTATGGGGGAGCTAAATATATCCCTAACTATAACTTAATGGGTGTAGCAAAAGCAGCTTTAGAAATGACAACTAAATACTTAGCAGAAGATTTAGGGAAAGATGGAATTAGAGTAAATGCAATTTCTGCAGGACCTATTAAAACTTTAGCTGCAGCTGGAATTGGTGATTTTAGATTCATGTTAAAATGGAATGAAGCACATAGTCCTCTTAAAAAGAATGTTTCAATTGATGAAGTTGGAAACTCTGGTATGTACTTATTATCTGACTTAAGTTCTGCTGTAACTGGAGAGATTCATTATGTTGATAGTGGATTTAATATTATGGGAATGCCAGCAGTTGATTTTGATGAGAATGGTAAGCCAACAATTGCTTGGAATGGTACAGACCGTTAA
- the lysA gene encoding diaminopimelate decarboxylase — MSINFKELANKYQTPYYVYDFDHITAQYNELKGAFKARKSLVAYAVKANSNLSVIKHLASLGAGADCVSIGEVKRALKVGIAPYKIIFSGVGKIDSEIKEALELGILMINVESDAELQRVEAIAKELDVVARISIRVNPNIDPKTHPYISTGLHENKFGVDIDTAKRMYIQCKNSENLDPQGIHCHIGSQLTELEPIKESVKIVADLVRNLKAIKIELSFMDIGGGLGIVYDDEKLIDTNEYAQSVLETMFGLDITIICEPGRFLVGNCGTFVTKVLYEKVNGNKRFVIVDGAMNDLIRPSLYNAYHKIEVLNDNKEFSDCNLVGPVCESGDFFAKNIDLPKTEHNDLIAIYSAGAYGFTMASNYNTRGKVAEIAVENGVDRLIRKRETFEDLIALEEEFLK, encoded by the coding sequence ATGAGTATTAATTTTAAAGAATTAGCAAATAAATATCAAACACCATATTATGTATATGATTTTGACCATATAACAGCACAATACAACGAGTTAAAGGGTGCCTTTAAAGCAAGAAAATCTCTTGTTGCATATGCAGTTAAAGCAAACTCGAACTTATCAGTAATTAAGCATTTAGCATCATTAGGTGCAGGAGCTGATTGTGTAAGTATTGGTGAAGTAAAAAGAGCATTAAAAGTTGGAATTGCTCCATATAAAATCATTTTCTCAGGTGTTGGGAAAATTGATTCTGAAATAAAAGAAGCATTAGAACTTGGTATTTTAATGATTAATGTTGAATCAGATGCAGAATTACAAAGAGTAGAAGCAATTGCAAAAGAGTTAGATGTTGTTGCAAGAATTTCAATTAGAGTTAATCCAAATATTGACCCAAAAACTCATCCTTATATTTCAACAGGATTACATGAGAATAAATTTGGAGTGGATATTGATACAGCAAAAAGAATGTATATCCAATGTAAAAACTCTGAAAACTTAGATCCTCAAGGTATTCACTGTCATATTGGTTCTCAGCTAACTGAACTTGAACCAATTAAAGAATCAGTAAAGATTGTTGCTGATTTAGTTAGAAACTTAAAAGCAATAAAAATTGAACTATCTTTTATGGATATTGGTGGTGGATTAGGTATTGTTTATGATGATGAAAAATTAATTGATACAAATGAATATGCACAATCAGTTTTAGAAACAATGTTTGGTTTAGATATTACAATTATTTGTGAACCAGGTAGATTCTTAGTAGGAAACTGTGGTACTTTTGTAACTAAAGTTTTATATGAAAAAGTAAATGGGAATAAAAGATTTGTTATTGTTGATGGTGCTATGAATGACTTAATTAGACCAAGTTTATACAACGCATATCATAAAATTGAAGTTTTAAATGATAATAAAGAGTTTAGTGATTGTAATTTAGTGGGTCCTGTTTGTGAAAGTGGTGACTTCTTTGCTAAAAATATAGATTTACCAAAAACAGAACATAATGACTTAATTGCAATTTATTCTGCTGGGGCTTATGGATTTACAATGGCAAGTAACTATAACACAAGAGGGAAAGTTGCGGAAATTGCAGTAGAAAATGGTGTAGATAGATTAATTAGAAAAAGAGAAACTTTTGAAGATTTAATTGCTTTAGAAGAAGAGTTTTTAAAATAA
- the pheA gene encoding chorismate mutase produces the protein MNEDGLLELRNKLDSIDNELLALINERMKIVHQVGALKAKSGGAIYRPEREKAIIDRLEKLNKESNGSLNRAAIEALFLEIFAISRNIELPENVAYLGPEGSFTHQAAEGRFGAMSSYISISSIKGIFREVSTKKARFGVVPIENSSNGIVTDTINCLKQYDLKIIAEVVLDIHHTLATNCDKIKDIKRIYSKDIAFDQCRKFLANVGLDEVEQIPIESTTKAAKIAVEEEGSAAICPHVGAKLHNLPILFENIEDTDNNKTRFFIISDFENASSGNDKTSILVKFADRQGALFEFLKDFNEAGINLTKIKSHIVEGNSIFFIDFDGHKDDENVKNVLLKHSENVKVLGSYVKEINDI, from the coding sequence ATGAATGAAGATGGATTATTAGAACTTAGAAATAAACTTGATAGTATTGATAATGAGCTTTTAGCTTTAATTAATGAGAGAATGAAAATTGTTCATCAAGTTGGTGCTTTAAAAGCAAAAAGTGGTGGAGCTATTTATAGACCTGAAAGAGAAAAAGCTATTATAGATAGACTTGAAAAACTAAATAAAGAATCAAATGGTTCTTTGAATAGAGCAGCTATTGAAGCACTATTTTTAGAAATATTTGCAATTTCAAGAAATATAGAACTTCCTGAAAATGTAGCATATCTTGGACCTGAAGGAAGCTTTACACACCAAGCTGCTGAAGGTAGATTTGGTGCTATGAGTTCATATATTTCTATTAGTTCTATTAAGGGTATTTTTAGGGAAGTTAGTACAAAGAAAGCAAGGTTTGGTGTTGTTCCTATTGAAAACTCATCAAATGGAATAGTTACTGATACAATTAATTGTTTAAAACAATATGATTTAAAAATTATTGCAGAAGTAGTATTAGATATTCATCATACACTAGCAACTAATTGCGATAAAATCAAAGATATTAAAAGAATCTATTCAAAAGATATCGCCTTTGATCAATGTAGAAAATTCTTGGCAAATGTAGGGCTTGATGAAGTAGAACAAATACCTATTGAATCAACAACAAAAGCTGCGAAAATTGCAGTAGAAGAAGAAGGAAGTGCGGCTATTTGTCCACATGTTGGAGCAAAACTACACAATCTTCCTATTTTATTTGAAAATATTGAAGATACAGACAATAATAAAACAAGGTTTTTTATAATTAGTGACTTTGAAAATGCAAGTTCAGGAAATGATAAAACATCAATTTTAGTAAAATTTGCTGATAGACAGGGAGCTTTATTTGAATTTTTAAAAGATTTTAATGAAGCTGGAATTAATTTAACAAAGATTAAATCTCATATAGTAGAGGGAAATTCAATCTTCTTTATTGATTTTGATGGTCATAAAGATGATGAAAATGTTAAAAATGTCCTATTAAAACACAGTGAAAATGTTAAAGTATTAGGATCATATGTAAAAGAAATAAACGATATTTAA
- the hisC gene encoding histidinol-phosphate transaminase has translation MQFNSVLENVTTYEAGKPIELVVREFGVNPKDVIKLASNENPYGTSPKVVDKIQELAKNMFIYPDDSMFELKEALANKFDVTSSNVVIGSGSDQILEFCVHAKCNENSKILMAKTTFAMYEIYGKQTGSTIIKTESDTHNLEQFSKLYKEHGADIIFLCLPNNPLGECLDKDDVYEFLETIDSETLVVIDGAYQEYASFKDEKKRIVPKNLIETFPNCIYLGTFSKAYALGGMRVGYGIAQPDIIQTLYKLRAPFNITTLTLAAAIEALKDEEFVNDCIAKNFEEMQRYEEYAKAKGFEYIDSYTNFITLKFGDKYISKQVAQELLQKGVIVRDLTGYGVNAIRITIGTQEQNSKVFAQLDEVLEKLK, from the coding sequence ATGCAATTTAATAGTGTATTAGAAAACGTTACAACTTATGAAGCTGGTAAACCAATAGAGCTTGTAGTAAGAGAGTTTGGAGTTAATCCAAAAGATGTAATCAAATTAGCTTCAAATGAAAACCCATATGGAACAAGTCCAAAAGTAGTAGATAAGATTCAAGAATTAGCTAAAAATATGTTTATATATCCTGATGATTCTATGTTTGAATTAAAAGAAGCACTAGCAAATAAATTTGATGTAACTAGTTCAAATGTAGTTATTGGTTCAGGTAGTGATCAAATATTAGAGTTTTGTGTTCATGCAAAATGTAATGAAAATTCAAAAATTTTAATGGCAAAAACAACATTTGCAATGTATGAAATTTATGGAAAACAAACAGGTTCTACTATTATTAAAACAGAGTCTGATACTCATAATTTAGAGCAATTTTCAAAACTTTATAAAGAGCATGGCGCAGATATAATTTTCTTATGTTTACCAAATAATCCATTAGGTGAATGTTTAGATAAAGATGATGTATATGAGTTTTTAGAAACAATTGATAGTGAAACATTAGTTGTAATTGATGGTGCTTATCAAGAGTATGCTTCTTTTAAAGATGAGAAAAAAAGAATAGTTCCAAAAAATTTAATTGAAACTTTCCCAAATTGTATCTATTTAGGAACTTTCTCTAAGGCATATGCTTTAGGTGGTATGAGAGTTGGATATGGTATTGCTCAACCTGATATTATACAAACTTTATATAAATTAAGAGCTCCTTTTAATATTACAACTTTAACATTAGCAGCAGCTATTGAAGCTTTAAAAGATGAAGAGTTTGTAAATGATTGCATTGCAAAAAACTTTGAAGAGATGCAAAGATATGAAGAGTATGCAAAAGCAAAAGGCTTTGAATATATTGATTCATACACTAACTTTATTACTTTAAAGTTTGGGGATAAATATATCTCAAAACAAGTTGCACAAGAGTTATTACAAAAAGGTGTAATTGTAAGAGATTTAACTGGATATGGTGTAAATGCAATTAGAATAACTATCGGTACACAAGAACAAAATAGTAAAGTATTTGCTCAATTAGATGAAGTTTTAGAAAAATTAAAATAA
- the dxs gene encoding 1-deoxy-D-xylulose-5-phosphate synthase, translating to MDVKGKSQKELKQLSQDIRDRIIDVVSRKGGHFSSTLGAVELTIGMHYVFDAYSDPFIFDVSHQCYPHKLLTDRWDDFETIRQFGGLSGFTKPNESVADYFVAGHSSTSISLAVGAAKSIKLKNESRVPVVMIGDGSMTAGMVYEALNELGDIKLPVVIILNDNEMSIAKPIGAISKYLSKILAGKSYQRFKGKVDSFIKKNMPEGTTYIAKRMEEAMKLITPGILFEEMGVDYIGPIDGHDLEEVIDTLQIAKDMNKPVIVHARTVKGKGYKVAEGQHEHWHGVGPFNVEDGAFVKKEAPKAATAVFADALINLASKHENVVGVTAAMPSGTGINKLMDKFPDRFWDVAIAEQHAVTSMAAMAKEGFKPFITIYSTFLQRGFDQIIHDVCLMDLPVVFAMDRAGIVGNDGETHQGAFDISYLRFIPNMILFAPRDNKTLELGLDFAYKLKSPSAIRYPRGAFSELEYPSTAFELGKAEILKEGSSKKLFIGYGAGVSRAINTEALHSEDITILDLRFVKPIDKKTLVELSSKYDDWYVFSDSQKQGGVGSAILEVLNEENVKNVNLKSFEYEDIFIDHGDTKKVEESLGLLPEQLVKAI from the coding sequence ATAGATGTAAAAGGAAAATCACAAAAAGAGTTAAAACAACTATCACAAGATATTAGAGATAGAATAATAGATGTTGTCTCAAGAAAAGGTGGACACTTTTCTTCAACACTTGGAGCAGTTGAATTAACTATAGGTATGCATTATGTCTTTGATGCATACAGTGATCCTTTTATATTTGATGTTTCTCATCAATGTTATCCCCATAAATTATTGACTGATAGATGGGATGATTTTGAAACTATTAGACAATTTGGTGGATTAAGTGGATTTACAAAACCAAATGAATCAGTTGCTGATTACTTTGTAGCTGGACATAGTTCTACTTCAATTTCACTTGCCGTAGGTGCAGCAAAATCTATAAAACTTAAAAATGAATCTAGAGTTCCAGTTGTTATGATTGGTGATGGTTCTATGACAGCAGGTATGGTTTATGAAGCATTAAATGAGCTAGGTGATATTAAACTTCCTGTAGTAATTATTTTAAATGATAATGAAATGTCAATTGCAAAACCTATTGGAGCAATTTCAAAATATTTATCAAAGATACTTGCTGGTAAATCATATCAAAGATTTAAAGGGAAGGTTGATAGTTTTATAAAGAAAAATATGCCAGAAGGAACTACATACATAGCAAAAAGAATGGAAGAAGCTATGAAGTTAATTACACCTGGAATTTTATTTGAAGAGATGGGTGTTGATTATATAGGACCAATAGATGGACACGATTTAGAAGAAGTTATTGATACATTACAAATTGCAAAAGATATGAATAAACCTGTAATTGTTCATGCAAGAACAGTTAAAGGAAAAGGTTATAAAGTTGCAGAAGGTCAGCATGAACATTGGCATGGGGTGGGTCCATTTAATGTTGAAGATGGTGCTTTTGTAAAAAAAGAGGCACCAAAAGCAGCAACTGCAGTTTTTGCTGATGCTTTAATTAATTTAGCTTCAAAACATGAAAATGTTGTTGGCGTAACAGCTGCTATGCCAAGTGGAACAGGTATAAATAAACTAATGGATAAATTTCCTGATAGATTTTGGGATGTAGCAATTGCAGAACAACATGCAGTTACTTCAATGGCAGCAATGGCAAAAGAGGGTTTTAAGCCATTTATTACAATTTATTCAACTTTTTTACAAAGAGGCTTTGATCAAATAATTCATGATGTATGTCTAATGGATTTACCAGTAGTATTTGCAATGGATAGAGCTGGAATTGTAGGAAATGATGGTGAAACACACCAAGGGGCTTTTGATATTTCTTATTTAAGATTTATTCCAAATATGATTCTGTTTGCTCCAAGAGATAATAAAACTTTAGAGTTAGGTTTAGATTTTGCTTATAAGTTAAAAAGCCCAAGTGCTATTAGATATCCAAGAGGTGCATTTAGTGAACTTGAGTATCCTTCAACTGCTTTTGAGCTTGGAAAGGCAGAAATTTTAAAAGAGGGTAGTTCTAAAAAACTATTTATTGGTTATGGTGCGGGGGTTAGTAGAGCAATAAATACAGAAGCTTTACATAGTGAAGATATTACTATTTTAGATCTAAGATTCGTAAAACCAATAGATAAAAAAACTTTAGTTGAGTTATCTTCTAAATATGATGATTGGTATGTATTTAGTGATTCTCAAAAACAAGGTGGAGTAGGAAGTGCCATATTAGAAGTTTTAAATGAAGAAAATGTTAAAAATGTTAATTTAAAATCTTTTGAATATGAAGATATTTTTATTGATCATGGTGATACAAAAAAGGTTGAAGAGTCACTAGGTTTACTTCCTGAACAATTAGTAAAAGCTATCTAA
- a CDS encoding cytochrome-c peroxidase, protein MKLVVSLAVCLISAGSVFASSSLIQKAKNSRLEAIPATQEALMKLIDDKNDPITKEKVELGKKLYFDPRMSKSGLISCNTCHNLGLGGADGIPAAIGHGWTANPHHLNSPTVYNSVFFKAQFWDGRSPHLADQAQGPVQAGPEMAAPPKLVEDRINSIAEYVQEFKGAYGDDVKIDFEKITATIATFEKTLVTPSKFDDFLNGDENALNKEEKEGLVTFIDKGCTSCHSGIALGGTMQPFQIAAKYKFTNVGDFKGDENGMVKTPTLRNITETAPYFHNGQIWSLSEAVKEMGSTQLGIKIDDNDAAKIVTFLKALKGDKPEIIYPQLPESSINTPKPSAN, encoded by the coding sequence ATGAAATTAGTAGTTTCATTAGCAGTATGTTTAATAAGTGCCGGTTCTGTTTTCGCAAGTTCTTCATTAATTCAAAAAGCAAAAAATAGTAGATTAGAAGCAATTCCAGCTACGCAAGAAGCTTTAATGAAGTTAATTGATGATAAAAATGACCCAATTACAAAAGAGAAAGTTGAATTAGGTAAAAAACTTTATTTTGACCCAAGAATGTCAAAAAGCGGACTTATATCTTGTAATACTTGTCATAACTTAGGATTAGGTGGAGCAGATGGAATTCCTGCTGCTATTGGACATGGTTGGACAGCAAATCCTCATCATTTAAACTCACCAACAGTTTATAACTCAGTATTTTTCAAAGCACAGTTTTGGGATGGTAGAAGTCCTCACTTAGCAGACCAAGCTCAAGGTCCAGTTCAAGCAGGTCCAGAAATGGCTGCACCTCCAAAACTTGTAGAAGATAGAATTAATTCAATTGCTGAGTATGTACAAGAGTTTAAAGGTGCATATGGTGATGATGTAAAAATTGATTTTGAAAAAATTACTGCAACTATTGCAACATTTGAAAAAACTTTAGTGACTCCATCAAAATTTGATGACTTTTTAAATGGAGATGAAAATGCATTAAATAAAGAAGAGAAAGAGGGATTAGTAACGTTTATTGATAAAGGTTGTACTTCATGTCACTCAGGAATTGCTTTAGGTGGAACTATGCAACCATTCCAAATTGCTGCTAAATATAAGTTTACAAATGTAGGTGATTTTAAAGGTGATGAAAATGGTATGGTAAAAACACCAACACTTAGAAATATCACTGAAACAGCACCATACTTCCATAATGGACAAATCTGGTCATTAAGTGAAGCAGTTAAAGAGATGGGTTCTACTCAATTAGGTATTAAAATAGATGATAATGATGCAGCTAAGATTGTAACATTCTTAAAAGCATTAAAAGGTGATAAACCTGAAATCATTTATCCACAATTACCAGAGTCTTCTATAAATACTCCAAAACCATCAGCAAACTAA
- the maf gene encoding septum formation inhibitor Maf, protein MIRLGSNSPTRAKILKDNGIEFIQNGGNFDEDSIKTTNPKSFCYEATKGKFEELYKKYGVEDMPLLVADSVVTCNGELLRKAKDLDDARRMLELQSGNKTSVITCMIYKSKKMEYIDISITTYKFVPFDKTHMDEYISSGECMGKAGAIMVEGFCKPYIKSVKGYESTAMGLCVEKLKMILK, encoded by the coding sequence TTGATTAGACTTGGTTCGAACTCCCCAACTCGGGCAAAGATATTAAAAGACAATGGAATAGAGTTTATTCAAAATGGTGGAAACTTTGATGAAGACTCAATTAAAACAACAAATCCTAAATCTTTTTGCTATGAAGCTACAAAAGGTAAATTTGAAGAATTATATAAAAAATATGGCGTAGAAGATATGCCCCTATTGGTAGCTGATTCAGTAGTAACTTGTAATGGTGAACTACTTAGAAAAGCAAAAGATTTAGATGATGCAAGAAGAATGTTAGAGTTACAAAGTGGTAATAAAACATCAGTTATAACTTGTATGATTTATAAATCAAAAAAAATGGAATATATTGATATTTCTATTACTACTTACAAATTTGTACCATTTGACAAGACACATATGGATGAGTATATATCTAGTGGTGAATGTATGGGAAAAGCAGGAGCTATAATGGTTGAAGGCTTTTGCAAACCATATATAAAAAGTGTAAAAGGATATGAAAGTACTGCTATGGGATTATGTGTAGAAAAACTTAAAATGATACTTAAATAA